One Nicotiana tomentosiformis chromosome 4, ASM39032v3, whole genome shotgun sequence genomic window carries:
- the LOC138910063 gene encoding uncharacterized protein: MDADINEYKIVQETIRPSTIAKEVHFERMIIFSEQDISLYKKLNRDQLKAYNTIIERIFSYRAGAFFIDGPGGIGKIFLYRALLATIQSKRYIALAMATSDVAASILPGGRTAHSRFKIPINIDDNFR; the protein is encoded by the coding sequence ATGGATGCTGACATAAATGAATACAAAATTGTTCAAGAAACAATCAGGCCTTCAACAATTGCAAAGGAAGTTCATTTTGAGAGGATGATTATTTTCAGTGAACAAGACATATCATTATACAAGAAGTTAAATAGAGACCAACTTAAAGCCTATAATACAATTATTGAAAGAATATTCTCATATAGAGCAGGAGCATTTTTCATTGATGGTCCAGGAGGAATAGGAAAAATATTCTTATATCGTGCTTTACTTGCAACTATACAGTCTAAAAGATATATAGCATTGGCAATGGCTACTTCTGATGTAGCAGCTTCCATTCTTCCTGGTGGACGAACTGCACATTCACGGTTCAAAATCCCAATAAATATTGATGATAATTTCCGTTGA